CCCCTCAACCGTATCGCGAGTTGCTTGGCCGGGTTACGCGATTGTATCACATCGGGCGAGCAGGCGGTAGCGGCCTTATCCAAAGCCCTGGCCGCCCGCTCGAGGCGCGCCCCCGCGTCCGGGAGCGCCCCCAGGTGGTGGGCCACGTGGGCGAGCGCCGAGAAGGAATAACCGAGCGCCGCGCGCGGCGGGAACCCGGCGGGCAGGAGAGCGACGGGAACGCCCTCCCCCTGCGCCCGCTGCACGAGGGTGCCGCCCGACGCAAGCACCAGGGCGCGCGTGCGGAGCTGGGTGAGCGCGCGAAAGGCGGTCAGCGTTTCCTCCGTCTCGCCGGAATAGGACGAAAACACGAGGAAATCCTCCGGCGTGATCCAGGACGGGGGCTCGTAGTGCCGCACGACGTGGACGGGTACCGCCCCCTCGCGATCGGCGAGGACGCGGAGGAGATCGCCTGCGATCGCAGATCCTCCCATTCCCAGCACGACGAGGCTGCGCGGCCGGCGCGGCTCGATGCGGCGCACCGCCTCCGCCGAGATGATCCCTCCCGCGCGAAGCTGGGCCGGGAACCCTTCGATCTTGCCGGCCATTCCGCCTGGGTCGAATCGTTCCACCCGGGCTTTCGAATCGAGAGGGCGCGGAGGAAGCGGCCGGCTCTCGCGAGCGCGGGTCATGCGGGCAGGAAGATTCCCGGGTACTGCCGGCTCATGAACTCCGTCACCACCGTGCGCACGTCGCTCGGCGTGCACAGGCTCATACACCGCTCCGCGAGCCCGCGCGCCTCGTCGTACGTGGAACCGCGGATGATCGTCTTGATCTCCGGAACGAGGTAGGGGCTCACACTGAACTCCTCGAGACCGAGGCCCACAAGAACCACCGCGTACAGCGGCTCCCCCGCCATCTCCCCGCAGATCCCCACAGGGATTCCCGCGCGGTGACCCGCCTCCACGACGCTTTTGATCGCGCGGAGCACCGCGGGATGGAGCGGCTCATAAATCTCGGAAATCGCCTCATTGCCGCGATCCACGGCGAGGGTGTACTGAATCAGATCGTTCGTCCCGATGCTCACGAAATCCGCCTCTTGGGAAAGCCGGTCGATACAGAACACGGACGCCGGTGTCTCCACCATGATCCCGAGGGGCACGTTCTGCGCCATCGCGACGCCCTCCTTGCGAAGCTGGAGCTTCACGCGTTCCACGATTTCCCGCGCCCGCCTCAGATCCTCGAGACCGATCACCATCGGAAACATGATCCGCAAGTTCCCGTAAGCGCTGGCGCGGTAGATCGCGCGGAGCTGGGTACGGAAGATCTCTTCGCGGCGGAGGGAAAACCGCAGCCCGCGCATCCCGAGGAAGGGATTTTTCTCGATCGGCGTTCCAAGGTAGGAGGCGAACTTGTCTCCCCCCACGTCGAGCGTGCGGATGATGACCGGCTTCGGGTCCATCGCCTCGACGATCGAGCGGTAGGCGTTGAACTGAGCGTCC
The window above is part of the Candidatus Eisenbacteria bacterium genome. Proteins encoded here:
- a CDS encoding bifunctional phosphoglucose/phosphomannose isomerase, translated to MYEPVHAERRAHGGDGVHEPAVPGNLPARMTRARESRPLPPRPLDSKARVERFDPGGMAGKIEGFPAQLRAGGIISAEAVRRIEPRRPRSLVVLGMGGSAIAGDLLRVLADREGAVPVHVVRHYEPPSWITPEDFLVFSSYSGETEETLTAFRALTQLRTRALVLASGGTLVQRAQGEGVPVALLPAGFPPRAALGYSFSALAHVAHHLGALPDAGARLERAARALDKAATACSPDVIQSRNPAKQLAIRLRGRPIVLVADKRTAEPVALRWKGQFNENSKHLAWVSVLPEMNHNEVDGFVNPGAIVGRIAAVLLRDPSDHPRIVRRFEWLATYLRQRKVQVETVVLEGDDPMLRLLWGVSRGDFVSFYLALLNGVDPSTLPGVNALKRALAK